The following are encoded in a window of Bacillus sp. SORGH_AS_0510 genomic DNA:
- a CDS encoding cell division protein FtsQ/DivIB, whose protein sequence is MEKGKIVALEDRIPKLKEQRRRKANRRLVLLLFLFFTMIVIIAYSQSPLSHIKTITVDGNEVYSDSELIRKSGLTKTTNIWKVSKNDVSSKLKKLSEIKQADVKIHWPNTISIQVKEHKRIAYLKQDLNYYPVMENGKILRDRNEEKIPVNSPILFDFKEGAALNEMVKELEKLPSEIVNSISEIHYSPKKTDQYHISLFMNDGFEVSATLRSFSEKMVHYPSIISQLDPNKKGIIDLEVGSYFKAFEPEAEEKEVEKN, encoded by the coding sequence ATGGAAAAAGGGAAAATCGTTGCTCTCGAGGATCGGATACCTAAATTAAAGGAGCAAAGGCGAAGAAAAGCAAATAGAAGGCTGGTGCTCCTGTTATTTCTGTTTTTTACAATGATAGTAATAATTGCTTATTCACAATCCCCGTTGAGTCATATAAAGACGATTACCGTAGACGGTAATGAAGTATATTCAGACTCTGAATTAATCAGAAAAAGCGGCCTTACAAAAACTACGAATATATGGAAAGTCAGCAAAAATGATGTCTCTTCCAAATTAAAGAAATTATCAGAAATTAAACAAGCTGATGTAAAGATTCATTGGCCAAATACTATTAGCATTCAAGTAAAAGAACATAAAAGAATTGCTTACCTTAAGCAAGATTTAAACTATTATCCAGTGATGGAAAATGGGAAAATATTAAGAGATAGAAATGAGGAAAAAATTCCAGTTAATTCTCCTATTCTTTTCGACTTTAAAGAAGGCGCAGCCTTAAATGAAATGGTAAAAGAGTTAGAGAAACTCCCAAGTGAAATAGTAAACTCCATTTCTGAAATTCATTATTCTCCGAAAAAAACAGACCAGTATCACATTTCCTTATTCATGAATGATGGCTTTGAGGTAAGTGCAACGCTTAGAAGTTTTTCGGAAAAAATGGTGCATTATCCCTCAATTATTAGCCAATTGGACCCTAATAAAAAAGGGATCATCGATTTAGAAGTCGGTTCCTATTTTAAAGCTTTCGAACCAGAAGCGGAGGAAAAAGAAGTTGAAAAGAATTAA
- the sigG gene encoding RNA polymerase sporulation sigma factor SigG: MTRNKVEICGVDTSKLPVLKNEEMRILFKQMQEGDISAREKLVNGNLRLVLSVIQRFNNRGEFVDDLFQVGCIGLMKSIDNFDLGQNVKFSTYAVPMIIGEIRRYLRDNNPIRVSRSLRDIAYKALQVRERLMSETSREPTAEEIAKVLEVPHEEIVFALDAIQDPVSLFEPIYNDGGDPIYVMDQLSDEKNKDIHWIEEIALKEGMRRLNEREKLILRKRFFQGKTQMEVADEIGISQAQVSRLEKAAIRQMNKNIQS; this comes from the coding sequence TTGACTCGAAATAAAGTTGAAATTTGCGGTGTAGATACATCTAAACTTCCTGTGTTAAAGAACGAAGAAATGAGAATACTCTTCAAGCAAATGCAAGAGGGCGATATAAGCGCCAGAGAGAAGCTTGTCAACGGAAACTTACGACTCGTATTAAGTGTTATCCAAAGGTTTAATAACCGTGGCGAGTTTGTTGATGACTTATTTCAGGTTGGCTGTATTGGACTAATGAAATCAATTGATAACTTTGATTTAGGTCAAAACGTAAAGTTCTCCACTTACGCCGTTCCAATGATTATTGGAGAAATACGAAGGTACTTACGTGATAATAATCCAATTCGTGTATCTCGTTCTTTAAGGGACATTGCTTATAAAGCCCTTCAGGTTAGAGAACGATTAATGAGTGAAACCTCACGTGAACCAACTGCTGAAGAAATCGCAAAGGTCTTAGAAGTACCCCATGAGGAGATTGTATTTGCCTTGGATGCCATCCAAGACCCGGTTTCCTTATTTGAGCCAATTTATAATGATGGCGGCGACCCAATCTACGTAATGGACCAATTAAGCGATGAAAAAAATAAGGATATACATTGGATAGAGGAAATAGCCTTAAAAGAAGGTATGCGCAGATTAAACGAGCGTGAAAAGTTAATTTTACGTAAGCGCTTTTTTCAGGGGAAAACGCAAATGGAAGTTGCTGATGAAATCGGAATCTCTCAAGCGCAGGTTTCACGTTTAGAGAAAGCTGCCATTCGTCAAATGAATAAAAATATTCAGAGCTAA
- a CDS encoding DUF881 domain-containing protein, translating into MKRIKVRGKHVILSLVFLVLGFMIAFSYHLTQLENKEEKPSLSDKQYEKTLGLRNQLIAQEETNRKLQKELNQKQDKVLKNEKDLAKETQVFTNLAEDTEKYRMFLGKVKVKGKGVKITLTDGAYDPKEDNVNNYLVHEHHVFKVINELYISGAAAVAINGQRLTSHSYIVCNGPVITVDGVQHPAPFVITAIGDPDVLSSSLNLTGGVKDQLVNDNLIFSLEKEDEIILNPILGS; encoded by the coding sequence TTGAAAAGAATTAAGGTAAGGGGGAAGCATGTTATTTTGTCCCTTGTCTTTCTGGTACTAGGATTCATGATTGCCTTCTCTTATCATTTGACTCAACTGGAAAATAAAGAAGAAAAGCCTAGCTTGTCAGATAAACAATATGAAAAAACTCTTGGACTAAGAAATCAATTGATTGCCCAGGAGGAGACAAATCGTAAGCTTCAAAAGGAATTAAATCAGAAACAAGACAAGGTACTAAAAAATGAAAAGGACCTTGCCAAAGAAACACAAGTGTTTACAAACTTGGCAGAGGATACAGAAAAATATCGAATGTTTCTTGGAAAGGTCAAGGTGAAAGGAAAAGGGGTAAAAATTACTTTGACAGATGGTGCTTACGATCCAAAGGAAGATAATGTGAACAATTATCTAGTACATGAACACCACGTCTTTAAAGTAATTAATGAATTATATATTTCTGGTGCAGCTGCGGTTGCTATAAATGGCCAAAGGCTTACCAGTCATTCGTATATTGTTTGTAATGGACCTGTAATAACGGTTGATGGTGTGCAACACCCTGCACCTTTTGTTATTACAGCCATTGGTGACCCCGATGTACTATCTTCTTCATTAAATTTGACTGGCGGTGTAAAAGACCAGCTTGTAAACGATAATTTGATTTTTTCTTTGGAAAAAGAAGATGAAATTATCTTAAATCCAATATTAGGAAGTTAA
- a CDS encoding YlmC/YmxH family sporulation protein, whose product MVKISEFQIKDVVNVSDGKRLGNIGDIEINLTTGKIEAVVISGGGRVLGFFGKDEDIVIPWQNIIKIGQDVILVRYKGIKERIAEETEV is encoded by the coding sequence GTGGTCAAGATTTCCGAATTCCAGATAAAAGACGTTGTGAATGTATCGGATGGAAAAAGGTTAGGTAATATTGGTGATATTGAGATCAACCTAACTACTGGAAAGATTGAAGCAGTTGTGATTTCAGGTGGAGGCAGAGTACTTGGATTTTTTGGAAAAGATGAAGACATTGTGATTCCGTGGCAAAATATTATAAAAATTGGTCAAGATGTTATTTTGGTCAGATACAAAGGGATAAAGGAAAGAATTGCTGAAGAAACAGAAGTTTGA
- a CDS encoding DUF881 domain-containing protein, with protein MDKPKFNVSFTLIAAVVGFMIAVQFQTVKKPEERDTRDVWQLREALLKEKELQSNLLKEIRSNEEKLSAYESKKKQSKEQALRDTLQELKTEAGLTEVTGPGITLKIEPAIEDIQLGTPVSTAVVSPELLKRLLNELNMYEAKYVSIDGQRIINTTVIRDINRETKIDGHSIRSLPVEIIVGVESMNRADKLSNQMKVSRAKDEFYAEGLKLSVSSPNPNITVPAYDNPIRIKHMEPIKEGGSS; from the coding sequence GTGGACAAACCAAAATTTAATGTTAGCTTCACATTGATTGCAGCAGTAGTTGGTTTTATGATTGCGGTACAATTTCAAACGGTAAAGAAGCCTGAAGAACGTGATACACGTGATGTATGGCAACTCCGTGAAGCCTTGTTAAAAGAAAAAGAACTGCAGTCCAATTTACTAAAAGAAATACGTTCAAATGAAGAAAAACTTTCAGCCTATGAATCTAAGAAAAAACAAAGTAAAGAGCAAGCGCTAAGGGATACATTACAAGAGCTGAAAACAGAGGCAGGCTTGACAGAGGTTACAGGACCCGGAATTACCTTGAAAATTGAACCTGCCATCGAAGATATACAGTTAGGAACTCCTGTATCAACAGCTGTTGTTTCCCCAGAATTGCTAAAAAGGTTATTGAATGAGCTAAATATGTACGAAGCAAAATATGTTTCCATTGATGGTCAGCGAATTATTAATACAACGGTGATAAGGGACATTAATAGGGAAACAAAAATTGACGGCCATTCGATTAGGAGCCTTCCTGTAGAAATTATTGTTGGTGTAGAGTCAATGAATCGAGCTGATAAATTATCAAACCAAATGAAGGTTTCAAGAGCAAAGGATGAATTCTATGCTGAAGGCTTGAAACTCAGCGTTTCATCGCCTAATCCGAATATTACTGTTCCTGCTTACGATAATCCAATTCGTATTAAGCATATGGAACCAATCAAGGAAGGAGGCAGTTCTTAA
- the ftsA gene encoding cell division protein FtsA yields the protein MNSNEIYVSLDIGTSSVKVIIGEMVNDSGKDSLNIIGVGNVKSEGLRKGSIVDMDDTVHSIKRAIEQAERMIGMEIKEVVVGISGHNVMLQHCHGIVAVSSQNREITNEDVVRVIEASHVGSIPPERENIGVIRKQFILDGKDEINDPRGMIGVRLEMDGTLITGSKSIIINTLRCVERAGLEILDIILQPLAAGDYALSKDEKNLGVALIDMGGGSTTIAVFEEGFLKATSVIPVGGDLLTNDLSKVLHTSTEDAEKIKVKYGHAFYDNASEDEFFSVPIIGSDQHQQFNQLYVSEIIEARMEEIFELIVNELKRLGVTDLPGGFVLTGGSAKMQGVLELAQDMFQNPVRLAVPDYIGVREPQYTTAVGLIKYAYKNARLPGGTIGQTSSVSEPIEKRVPKQHQPKPKVEKHPEEKMSSKVKKFLGYFFE from the coding sequence ATGAACAGCAATGAAATATACGTAAGTCTTGACATCGGTACATCCAGTGTAAAAGTTATCATTGGTGAAATGGTCAATGACTCAGGTAAAGACTCTTTAAATATAATTGGTGTTGGCAATGTGAAATCTGAAGGACTACGTAAAGGTTCAATTGTCGACATGGACGATACCGTTCATTCTATTAAGCGGGCGATTGAGCAGGCAGAAAGAATGATTGGCATGGAGATAAAAGAAGTAGTAGTCGGAATTTCAGGTCATAATGTAATGCTTCAGCACTGCCATGGGATTGTAGCAGTATCCAGCCAAAACCGAGAAATTACGAATGAAGATGTCGTTCGTGTTATTGAAGCGTCACATGTGGGTTCTATACCACCTGAAAGAGAAAACATTGGTGTAATTCGAAAGCAATTTATCTTAGATGGTAAAGACGAAATCAATGATCCCCGTGGAATGATTGGTGTTCGTCTAGAAATGGATGGAACCCTTATAACCGGGTCTAAATCGATTATCATAAATACATTGCGTTGTGTAGAACGAGCAGGGCTAGAAATATTAGATATTATTCTTCAGCCATTGGCAGCAGGCGATTATGCCTTATCGAAGGATGAAAAAAATCTAGGAGTTGCCCTCATCGATATGGGCGGCGGTTCAACAACTATTGCTGTTTTCGAAGAAGGATTTTTGAAGGCGACTAGTGTTATTCCTGTTGGTGGGGACCTACTTACAAACGACCTTTCAAAAGTTCTACATACCTCTACAGAGGATGCTGAAAAAATTAAGGTGAAATATGGACATGCCTTCTATGATAATGCATCTGAAGATGAATTTTTCAGTGTTCCAATCATAGGCAGTGATCAACATCAACAATTTAATCAACTTTATGTTTCTGAAATCATCGAAGCAAGAATGGAAGAAATTTTTGAGCTAATAGTCAATGAGCTGAAGCGCTTAGGCGTAACAGACTTACCAGGTGGTTTTGTATTAACAGGTGGAAGTGCAAAAATGCAAGGAGTATTGGAACTTGCACAGGATATGTTCCAAAATCCTGTTCGCCTTGCGGTACCAGACTATATTGGTGTAAGAGAACCTCAGTATACTACGGCGGTTGGTTTAATTAAATATGCTTACAAGAATGCTAGATTACCAGGTGGAACCATTGGGCAAACATCATCGGTATCAGAGCCAATCGAAAAAAGAGTGCCGAAACAACATCAACCTAAACCAAAAGTAGAAAAACATCCGGAAGAAAAAATGTCATCGAAAGTAAAAAAATTCCTAGGTTACTTCTTCGAATAA
- the murB gene encoding UDP-N-acetylmuramate dehydrogenase: MDEIMKELQELNIGKVKENERLANHTTMKIGGPADLFIEPSSIENLKNAMTVINKHGVNWRAIGRGSNLLVSDKGIEGIVIKLGAGMDRLEIEGTTITVGGGHSLVSLATLISKKGLTGLEFASGIPGSVGGAVYMNAGAHGSDISRILSRAHILFNDGTMEWLSNEEMEFSYRTSVLQNKRPGIVVEAVFELVTGDRAAIVAQMQKNKDYRKETQPWNFPCAGSIFRNPLPNYAGRLIETAGLKGFSIGGAKISEMHGNFIVNAGNATAADVLALIQHIKDTIYNLYGVEMETEVEIVGRK; the protein is encoded by the coding sequence ATGGACGAAATTATGAAAGAATTACAAGAACTGAATATAGGAAAGGTGAAGGAAAATGAACGCCTTGCCAACCATACCACTATGAAAATTGGAGGTCCTGCAGACCTTTTTATTGAACCTTCATCAATTGAAAACTTAAAAAATGCGATGACTGTAATAAATAAACATGGCGTCAATTGGCGAGCCATAGGTCGTGGATCCAATCTTTTAGTATCTGATAAAGGTATTGAGGGAATCGTTATCAAACTTGGGGCAGGAATGGATCGCCTTGAAATTGAAGGGACAACGATTACTGTCGGTGGTGGTCATTCTTTAGTAAGTTTAGCCACACTAATTAGTAAAAAAGGTTTAACAGGACTAGAGTTTGCCAGCGGAATCCCGGGATCAGTGGGTGGAGCAGTTTATATGAACGCTGGTGCGCATGGATCAGATATTAGTAGAATTTTATCACGCGCTCATATTTTATTTAATGATGGAACAATGGAATGGCTTTCAAATGAAGAAATGGAATTCTCCTATAGAACTTCTGTTTTACAAAACAAACGACCTGGAATTGTCGTGGAAGCCGTTTTTGAACTTGTCACAGGTGATCGAGCAGCCATTGTAGCACAAATGCAAAAGAATAAGGATTATCGAAAAGAAACACAGCCATGGAACTTCCCTTGTGCCGGCAGTATTTTCCGTAATCCACTTCCAAACTATGCAGGAAGACTTATTGAAACAGCTGGCCTAAAGGGTTTTAGTATTGGTGGAGCAAAGATATCGGAAATGCATGGAAATTTTATTGTAAATGCAGGAAACGCCACTGCTGCCGACGTATTAGCATTAATTCAGCATATTAAGGATACGATTTATAACCTTTATGGCGTGGAAATGGAAACAGAGGTTGAAATAGTCGGTCGAAAATAA
- a CDS encoding YggS family pyridoxal phosphate-dependent enzyme, translating into MRVTDNLSQIKQQIDDACMKGNRNPTEVKLIAVTKYVTVERAQEALEAGVTHLGENRDEGLLAKWDVLKDKPHWHFIGSLQKRKVKNIIDKVEYIHSLDRISLAEEINKRARQKIKCLVQVNVSGEESKHGLAPEEALYFIESLRPFENISVEGLMTMAPFTNDEQVIRDCFRKLRELRDQVQALQLSYAPCSELSMGMSNDFTIAIEEGATMVRIGTALVGEEG; encoded by the coding sequence ATGAGAGTAACAGATAATTTAAGTCAAATTAAACAGCAAATAGATGATGCATGCATGAAAGGCAACAGGAATCCTACTGAGGTAAAATTGATTGCGGTAACGAAATATGTCACTGTTGAACGGGCCCAAGAGGCATTAGAGGCTGGTGTTACTCATTTAGGAGAAAATCGCGATGAAGGCCTGCTTGCTAAGTGGGATGTACTTAAGGACAAGCCCCACTGGCATTTTATTGGTTCTTTACAAAAGAGAAAAGTAAAGAATATTATTGATAAAGTGGAATACATTCATTCATTGGACCGCATTTCTTTAGCAGAGGAAATCAATAAAAGAGCGAGACAGAAGATAAAATGTCTTGTTCAAGTAAATGTTTCTGGTGAAGAATCTAAACACGGACTAGCCCCAGAAGAAGCCCTTTATTTTATTGAGTCCCTTCGTCCATTTGAAAATATAAGTGTGGAAGGTTTAATGACAATGGCTCCTTTCACCAATGATGAACAGGTAATCCGTGATTGTTTTCGAAAACTAAGAGAACTTCGTGACCAAGTACAGGCTTTACAGCTATCTTATGCACCTTGTTCAGAGCTATCTATGGGGATGTCTAATGACTTTACGATTGCGATAGAAGAAGGGGCTACAATGGTTAGAATAGGGACAGCGCTTGTCGGTGAAGAAGGTTAG
- the pgeF gene encoding peptidoglycan editing factor PgeF — protein MEPFVLHNESYLTIDSWMQQFPGLTAGFTTKHGGESKGYFQTLNLGFHVGDDKKDVCGNREKVSEQLNFPLNYWVGAEQTHNIILKKVTKVDRGKGSNSYEDSFKGTDGFYTNEEGILLTLCFADCVPLFFIAPKKRMIGTAHAGWKGTVGQIAKEMVTAWGREGIKPDQIFVAIGPSICEKCYIVDKRIIQLVENTLEGSGSLPYNVVSEGQYSLDLREVNRQVLMASGVPDENILLTRFCSSCNHEEFFSHRRDQGKTGRMLSFIGWKETADHL, from the coding sequence ATGGAACCTTTTGTTTTACACAATGAATCGTATTTAACTATTGATAGCTGGATGCAACAATTTCCTGGTTTGACAGCAGGGTTCACTACCAAACATGGTGGAGAAAGCAAGGGCTATTTTCAGACACTGAACCTTGGTTTTCATGTTGGAGATGATAAAAAAGATGTATGCGGTAATAGGGAAAAAGTATCTGAACAATTAAACTTCCCATTAAATTATTGGGTTGGTGCAGAACAAACCCATAATATCATTCTTAAAAAGGTAACAAAAGTTGATCGCGGGAAGGGGTCTAATTCCTATGAAGATTCCTTTAAAGGCACGGATGGTTTTTATACAAATGAAGAGGGCATCCTGTTAACACTATGCTTTGCTGACTGTGTCCCTCTTTTTTTTATTGCTCCTAAGAAAAGAATGATTGGCACCGCACATGCCGGTTGGAAAGGCACTGTAGGACAAATTGCTAAAGAAATGGTTACAGCTTGGGGCCGAGAAGGAATTAAGCCTGACCAGATTTTTGTAGCAATAGGTCCATCTATTTGCGAAAAATGTTATATTGTAGATAAACGTATTATTCAGCTAGTAGAAAATACACTAGAAGGTAGTGGAAGTTTACCCTATAATGTAGTGTCAGAAGGACAGTATTCCTTAGATTTGCGTGAAGTAAACAGGCAAGTCCTTATGGCATCAGGTGTTCCTGATGAAAATATCCTTCTTACGAGATTTTGCTCTAGTTGTAATCATGAGGAGTTTTTCTCCCACCGCCGCGACCAAGGAAAAACAGGCAGAATGTTAAGCTTTATTGGTTGGAAGGAGACAGCAGACCATTTATGA
- the ftsZ gene encoding cell division protein FtsZ, with amino-acid sequence MLEFDTNLDSLATIKVIGVGGGGNNAVNRMIEHGVQGVEFIAVNTDAQALNLSKAEVKMQIGAKLTRGLGAGANPEVGKKAAEESKEQIEEALRGADMVFVTAGMGGGTGTGAAPVIAQIARDLGALTVGVVTRPFTFEGKKRSNQASGGIGAMKEAVDTLIVIPNDRLLEIVDKSTPMLEAFREADNVLRQGVQGISDLIAVPGLINLDFADVKTIMSNKGSALMGIGVSAGENRAAEAAKKAISSPLLETSIDGAQGVLMNITGGTNLSLYEVQEAADIVATASDQEVNMIFGSVINENLKDEIIVTVIATGFNEEGIQQKVTRPSFGQAKPAVGPVKREHKREEAPQEPVRTTHVAQEETLDIPTFLRNRNRRR; translated from the coding sequence ATGTTAGAATTTGATACAAATTTAGATTCTCTTGCAACAATAAAAGTTATTGGAGTTGGCGGCGGAGGAAACAACGCGGTAAACCGAATGATTGAACACGGAGTGCAAGGTGTTGAATTTATTGCTGTAAATACAGATGCACAAGCATTAAATCTTTCAAAAGCGGAAGTAAAAATGCAAATTGGTGCTAAATTAACCCGTGGTCTTGGCGCAGGAGCTAATCCAGAGGTTGGTAAAAAGGCTGCAGAAGAAAGTAAAGAACAAATTGAAGAAGCACTGAGAGGTGCTGACATGGTATTCGTTACTGCGGGTATGGGTGGCGGTACAGGTACAGGTGCAGCACCAGTTATTGCACAGATCGCTCGTGACCTTGGTGCTTTAACAGTAGGTGTTGTGACACGACCATTTACTTTTGAAGGTAAAAAGCGTTCAAACCAGGCTTCTGGTGGAATTGGTGCAATGAAGGAAGCTGTAGACACATTGATTGTTATTCCAAATGATCGCCTTCTTGAAATTGTTGATAAAAGCACTCCAATGCTTGAAGCTTTCCGTGAAGCTGATAACGTTCTTCGTCAAGGGGTTCAGGGGATCTCTGATTTAATTGCAGTACCAGGATTAATCAACTTAGACTTTGCTGACGTAAAAACAATAATGTCTAACAAAGGCTCTGCCTTAATGGGTATTGGTGTATCTGCTGGTGAAAACCGTGCAGCAGAAGCAGCAAAGAAAGCAATTAGCTCTCCATTATTAGAAACGTCAATAGATGGAGCTCAAGGTGTTCTTATGAATATTACTGGTGGAACTAACCTAAGTCTTTATGAAGTTCAAGAGGCAGCTGATATTGTTGCTACAGCATCTGATCAAGAAGTGAATATGATCTTCGGTTCTGTCATTAATGAGAACTTGAAAGATGAGATTATTGTAACTGTCATCGCAACTGGATTTAACGAAGAAGGAATCCAACAGAAAGTAACGCGTCCATCTTTTGGACAAGCAAAACCTGCTGTTGGACCAGTTAAGAGAGAGCATAAGCGTGAAGAAGCTCCTCAGGAACCAGTCCGTACTACACATGTAGCGCAAGAAGAGACGTTGGACATTCCAACCTTCCTACGTAACCGCAACCGCAGAAGATAA
- the spoIIGA gene encoding sigma-E processing peptidase SpoIIGA, which yields MTVYLDVIWALNFLFDSLLLYLTAIFLKRRTHLWRILAGGFIGSLIIILSFTPLNVYTGHPISKLICSIFMVIVTFGYKRLKFFLKALMTLYVSTFLIGGALTGTHYFIQYDSELTTRVLMSSVKGFGDPVSWLFVLIGFPIAWHFSKKNVEGMEMTKIQFEQIVNVRVNIENICLVFKGLVDSGNQLYDPLSKLPVMFVSIKNQLDALPEPIRKMTVDPEQLIMGNEEFPPDWQNKIRIVPCSVVGQEHQLIVALKPDLILIEQNGSQYLCEKGLVSFTTQQLSPDDAFQCIVHPKMLTGAKQSDESVKVS from the coding sequence TTGACTGTTTATTTGGATGTAATTTGGGCTCTTAATTTTTTATTTGACAGTCTTCTCCTCTATCTAACTGCCATATTTCTTAAACGAAGAACACATCTATGGAGGATACTTGCTGGGGGATTTATTGGTTCGTTAATTATCATATTGTCGTTTACACCACTAAATGTATATACAGGACATCCAATTTCAAAATTAATATGTTCTATTTTTATGGTAATAGTTACTTTTGGGTATAAGCGATTAAAATTCTTCCTTAAAGCATTAATGACTCTTTATGTGTCGACGTTTTTAATTGGTGGGGCCTTAACGGGAACCCATTATTTTATACAATATGATTCTGAGTTAACAACAAGGGTGCTGATGTCCAGTGTAAAAGGTTTTGGTGATCCTGTAAGTTGGCTGTTTGTTCTCATTGGGTTTCCAATCGCCTGGCATTTTTCAAAGAAGAATGTGGAAGGTATGGAAATGACCAAAATTCAGTTTGAACAAATCGTCAATGTAAGGGTGAATATTGAAAACATATGCTTGGTCTTTAAGGGGTTAGTGGATAGTGGCAATCAATTGTACGATCCGCTGTCAAAGCTTCCTGTCATGTTTGTATCAATTAAGAACCAATTAGATGCTCTTCCTGAACCAATAAGAAAGATGACGGTCGACCCTGAACAACTAATCATGGGTAATGAGGAGTTTCCTCCTGATTGGCAAAATAAAATTAGGATTGTCCCTTGTAGTGTGGTGGGACAAGAGCATCAACTCATTGTTGCCCTTAAACCCGATTTAATCTTGATTGAACAAAATGGTTCACAATATTTATGTGAGAAAGGTCTTGTATCTTTTACCACACAGCAACTTTCACCGGATGATGCTTTTCAGTGTATTGTTCATCCGAAAATGTTAACTGGGGCAAAGCAGTCAGATGAATCAGTGAAAGTGAGTTAA
- a CDS encoding small basic family protein gives MWLPFVGLVLGIILGLLTEIRIPEEYSNYLSIAVLAALDTLFGGIRAYLQNIYDEKVFVSGFFFNIMLAASLAFLGVHLGVDLYLAAVFAFGVRLFQNIAVIRRILLTKWSTNKEKIEKN, from the coding sequence ATGTGGCTTCCATTTGTAGGGCTTGTTCTTGGAATCATACTTGGACTCTTAACGGAAATAAGGATCCCGGAAGAATACTCAAATTACTTGTCCATTGCTGTATTAGCTGCTTTAGATACATTATTCGGCGGGATTAGAGCATACTTGCAAAATATTTATGATGAAAAGGTGTTTGTTTCAGGCTTCTTTTTTAATATAATGCTTGCAGCAAGTTTAGCTTTTCTCGGTGTTCATCTTGGTGTAGACTTGTATTTAGCAGCAGTTTTTGCGTTTGGTGTCAGGTTGTTTCAAAATATCGCTGTCATAAGACGAATATTATTGACAAAGTGGTCTACAAACAAAGAAAAAATAGAAAAAAATTGA
- the sigE gene encoding RNA polymerase sporulation sigma factor SigE — protein MKKWRLRLSYYWYKILIKLGLKTDEVFYIGGSEALPPPLSKDEEEMLLNKLPGGDKAARSMLIERNLRLVVYIARKFENTGINIEDLISIGTIGLIKAVNTFNPEKKIKLATYASRCIENEILMYLRRNNKIRSEVSFDEPLNIDWDGNELLLSDVLGTDEDIITKDLEANVDRKLLTKALHQLSDREKQIMELRFGLTNGEEKTQKDVADMLGISQSYISRLEKRIIKRLRKEFNKMV, from the coding sequence ATGAAAAAATGGAGACTTCGCTTATCCTACTATTGGTATAAGATATTAATCAAATTGGGTCTAAAAACGGATGAAGTTTTTTATATTGGCGGAAGCGAAGCATTGCCGCCTCCTTTAAGTAAAGATGAAGAAGAAATGTTATTAAACAAACTTCCTGGAGGTGATAAGGCAGCTAGATCGATGCTAATTGAACGAAATCTTCGCCTTGTCGTATATATTGCAAGGAAGTTTGAAAATACAGGAATTAATATTGAAGACTTAATAAGTATCGGTACAATAGGTCTAATAAAAGCAGTTAATACCTTTAATCCTGAGAAAAAAATTAAACTTGCTACATACGCATCAAGATGTATTGAAAATGAAATACTTATGTACTTACGAAGAAATAATAAAATCAGGTCTGAAGTATCCTTTGATGAGCCACTTAACATCGATTGGGATGGGAACGAATTATTATTATCAGATGTTCTAGGAACAGATGAAGATATTATTACTAAAGATTTAGAAGCAAATGTTGACAGGAAATTACTTACGAAGGCGTTGCATCAGCTTTCTGATAGGGAAAAGCAGATTATGGAACTTCGTTTTGGCTTAACTAACGGTGAAGAAAAGACCCAAAAGGATGTTGCAGACATGCTTGGGATTTCACAATCCTACATTTCGCGGTTGGAAAAAAGAATTATTAAACGTTTGAGAAAAGAATTCAATAAAATGGTATAA